Proteins co-encoded in one Alphaproteobacteria bacterium genomic window:
- a CDS encoding pentapeptide repeat-containing protein, whose amino-acid sequence MVVSSPPHQHPLTVALKLRRTKQLTEQKRLANKPYADFIGADFIGTKLYKANLNEVTLCGVDLSGTDLSEVYISTTNLKGTNIKQAIFYKTLTPWNENNSDF is encoded by the coding sequence GTGGTCGTTTCTTCACCACCTCACCAACACCCTCTGACCGTCGCCCTGAAGCTGCGACGAACCAAACAATTAACAGAACAAAAACGCTTAGCGAACAAGCCATATGCCGACTTTATTGGTGCCGACTTTATTGGCACCAAGTTGTATAAGGCCAACTTGAATGAGGTTACCTTGTGTGGGGTAGACTTGAGTGGAACTGACTTGAGTGAGGTATACATCTCCACAACTAACTTAAAAGGCACCAACATTAAGCAGGCTATTTTCTACAAGACGCTGACGCCTTGGAATGAAAATAACTCAGATTTCTGA
- a CDS encoding pentapeptide repeat-containing protein, which yields MSGANLSGANLSSADLSEAHLSSADLGGADLFLAKLGGADLENANLSSAYLSFANLENANLFLAKLGGADLEKANLSEADLREADLENANLFLAKLGGADLEKANLSSAYLWSANLEKANLSSAYLSFANLEKANLSEANLREADLENANLSSADLGGADLSGADLFLAKLSGADLENANLSSANLRSAKLGGTNLSGANLSYADLWSANLSGANLIGANLRFADLRSADLKEAHLRDADLGSAKLVGADLENANLSSAYLIGADLIGANLSSADLIGADLENANLRFANLSKANLSFADLRFANLSSANLSEADLSEVDLSEVDLSTTNLHDTNIEHAIFCKTLTPWGEDNSGC from the coding sequence TTGAGTGGGGCCAACTTGAGTGGGGCCAACTTGAGTAGTGCCGACTTGAGTGAGGCCCACTTGAGTAGTGCCGACTTGGGTGGTGCCGACTTGTTTTTGGCCAAGTTGGGTGGTGCCGACTTGGAGAATGCCAACTTGAGTTCTGCCTACTTGAGTTTTGCCAACTTGGAGAATGCCAACTTGTTTTTGGCCAAGTTGGGTGGTGCCGACTTGGAGAAGGCCAACTTGAGTGAAGCTGACTTGCGTGAAGCCGACTTGGAGAATGCCAACTTGTTTTTGGCCAAGTTGGGTGGTGCCGACTTGGAGAAGGCCAACTTGAGTTCTGCCTACTTGTGGAGTGCCAACTTGGAGAAGGCCAACTTGAGTTCTGCCTACTTGAGTTTTGCCAACTTGGAGAAGGCCAACTTGAGTGAGGCTAACTTACGTGAGGCCGACTTGGAGAATGCCAACTTGAGTAGTGCCGACTTGGGTGGTGCCGACTTGAGTGGCGCCGACTTGTTTTTGGCCAAGTTGAGTGGTGCCGACTTGGAGAATGCCAACTTGAGTAGTGCCAACTTGAGGAGTGCCAAGTTGGGTGGTACCAACTTGAGTGGTGCCAACTTGAGTTATGCAGACTTGTGGAGTGCCAACTTGAGTGGTGCCAACTTAATTGGTGCTAACTTGCGTTTTGCCGACTTGAGGAGTGCCGACTTGAAAGAGGCCCACTTGCGTGATGCCGACTTGGGTTCTGCCAAGTTGGTTGGTGCCGACTTGGAGAATGCCAACTTAAGTTCTGCCTACTTGATTGGTGCCGACTTGATTGGTGCCAACTTGAGTTCCGCCGACTTGATTGGTGCCGACTTGGAGAATGCCAACTTGCGTTTTGCCAACTTGAGTAAGGCCAACTTGAGTTTTGCCGACTTGCGTTTTGCCAACTTGAGTAGTGCCAACTTGAGTGAGGCCGACTTGAGTGAGGTAGACTTGAGTGAGGTAGACCTCTCCACCACTAACTTGCATGATACCAACATTGAGCACGCTATTTTCTGCAAGACGCTGACGCCTTGGGGTGAAGATAACTCAGGTTGCTGA
- a CDS encoding DUF3299 domain-containing protein: MVGTVRFSIRDGLRGVAGLWLAMVVVASAEADQARTLQWEDLLPEALYDVEVRAVALQEKMNQLTPQAVEAYRRVADERLVRDKLASGLITEEELSDWDRQLLADKPGEVNPDAVAFWDEVDSTRDAMEGLDGVVDDRNNGHLVRIPGYALPLEFDGTAVSEFLLVPYVGACIHSPPPPPNQIVFIKVSEPFSSKGLFTPVWVEGVLNTTLDSHELSLVDGRAPIDVGYRIEGAVVAPYEEEF; encoded by the coding sequence ATGGTTGGTACTGTGAGATTTTCCATCCGGGATGGACTGCGTGGTGTGGCGGGGCTTTGGCTCGCTATGGTGGTGGTCGCTTCGGCTGAGGCCGATCAGGCCAGGACCCTCCAGTGGGAGGATTTGCTGCCGGAGGCCCTGTACGATGTGGAAGTCAGGGCTGTGGCCCTGCAGGAAAAGATGAACCAGCTCACACCCCAAGCGGTGGAAGCGTACCGGCGTGTGGCCGACGAGCGTCTGGTGCGTGACAAACTGGCTTCTGGCCTGATCACGGAAGAGGAGTTGAGCGACTGGGACCGCCAATTGCTCGCTGACAAGCCAGGTGAGGTGAATCCGGACGCGGTGGCGTTCTGGGACGAGGTAGATAGCACGCGCGATGCGATGGAGGGGCTCGACGGCGTGGTCGATGACCGGAACAACGGCCATCTCGTGCGTATTCCGGGATATGCCTTACCACTCGAGTTCGATGGTACCGCGGTCAGTGAGTTTTTGCTCGTGCCCTATGTCGGGGCCTGTATTCACTCGCCGCCACCGCCGCCCAATCAAATCGTGTTCATCAAGGTATCGGAGCCGTTCTCCAGCAAAGGGTTGTTCACACCGGTGTGGGTCGAAGGAGTTCTGAATACAACTCTTGACTCGCACGAACTCTCCCTAGTAGATGGTAGAGCACCTATCGATGTCGGATACAGGATAGAGGGAGCGGTGGTGGCCCCGTACGAAGAAGAGTTTTGA
- a CDS encoding ABC transporter ATP-binding protein: MGLTAERDNPRLESESYGEGEKALPIVAVQDLSFRWSVRAPYVLGIGELSIQRGERIFIEGPSGSGKTTLLNLLAGVVTPDSGHIVILGTDIASLSGPERDAFRSAHIGLVFQMFNLIPYLSAIENVLLPCRFSHARRAALAEAGTTPQEEAHRLFSHLQLDSEHLLRGSVTRLSAGQQQRVAVARALIGKPELMICDEPTSALDADAARAFLQLISAEAAASGATLVFVSHDRSLAGMFDRTVELPKINQPAGALGS; encoded by the coding sequence ATGGGACTGACGGCAGAACGTGATAACCCTCGTCTAGAATCGGAATCGTATGGCGAGGGTGAAAAAGCCCTCCCGATCGTTGCGGTTCAGGACCTGAGCTTTCGTTGGAGTGTCCGGGCGCCCTATGTTCTGGGCATTGGCGAGCTCTCGATCCAACGCGGTGAGCGCATTTTTATTGAAGGCCCGAGCGGCAGCGGCAAAACCACGCTCTTAAATCTGCTCGCAGGCGTGGTGACGCCTGATTCCGGCCATATCGTTATTCTTGGCACGGATATCGCCAGCTTGAGTGGCCCCGAGCGCGACGCCTTTCGGAGCGCCCATATAGGCTTGGTCTTTCAGATGTTCAATCTGATTCCCTACCTGTCAGCGATTGAGAACGTGTTGCTGCCGTGCCGTTTTTCACATGCGCGTCGCGCTGCGCTGGCGGAAGCAGGCACCACGCCGCAGGAAGAGGCGCATCGCCTGTTTTCTCATTTACAGCTCGATTCCGAGCACCTCTTGCGCGGCTCCGTCACGCGCCTCAGTGCCGGCCAGCAGCAACGGGTTGCAGTGGCCCGTGCCTTGATCGGCAAGCCTGAACTCATGATATGTGATGAGCCGACCTCTGCGCTCGATGCCGACGCGGCGCGCGCCTTTCTCCAGCTGATTTCTGCCGAGGCGGCCGCCTCTGGGGCGACATTGGTGTTTGTCTCCCATGACCGGAGCCTTGCCGGTATGTTCGATCGCACGGTCGAACTGCCCAAGATCAACCAACCTGCCGGAGCATTGGGGTCATGA